Proteins encoded in a region of the Candidatus Paceibacterota bacterium genome:
- a CDS encoding protein kinase — translation MQTLTVDFQKRYDIAEVLNCFNGGQKTVYIIKDKSGKKMAMKVFIDCTSRDIQELDILSRFNSVDGISKIIKIEDYQGKPILFEEYIDAPDLQDIMNSYQGDVSKVKDLIKNVAHILKPIWVERIIHRDLKPKNIKILESNKPVILDFGIARDLSAQSLTATGDSQPMSWDYAAPEQYSRDKNTISYRTDFFSLGVIAYRLYYQKHPFGNTKAEIEQKFLSKNNIFDLIPNDSLNNFFLATLMINPSGRPRNVEMLVKTL, via the coding sequence ATGCAGACACTAACAGTAGATTTTCAAAAGAGATATGACATAGCGGAAGTGCTGAATTGTTTTAATGGTGGGCAAAAGACTGTTTACATTATTAAAGACAAGAGCGGTAAAAAGATGGCAATGAAAGTCTTTATTGACTGCACTTCTAGGGATATACAGGAATTGGATATTTTAAGCAGATTTAATTCTGTAGATGGGATATCAAAAATAATTAAAATTGAAGATTATCAAGGTAAACCAATTCTTTTCGAAGAATACATCGATGCCCCTGATCTTCAGGATATTATGAATTCATATCAGGGTGATGTAAGCAAGGTTAAAGATTTAATTAAAAATGTTGCCCACATATTAAAGCCAATTTGGGTCGAAAGAATTATACACAGAGATCTTAAGCCAAAAAACATAAAAATTCTTGAATCTAATAAACCTGTCATATTAGATTTTGGGATCGCAAGAGATTTATCGGCGCAATCACTCACTGCTACTGGAGATAGCCAGCCTATGAGTTGGGATTATGCCGCTCCCGAGCAATATAGTCGAGATAAAAATACAATAAGTTATCGTACAGACTTCTTTTCTTTAGGCGTTATTGCGTATAGACTTTACTATCAAAAACATCCATTTGGTAATACCAAGGCAGAAATCGAGCAAAAATTTTTAAGTAAAAATAATATTTTTGATCTCATACCAAATGATTCGCTAAACAATTTTTTTCTTGCTACCTTAATGATTAATCCGTCAGGCCGACCTAGGAATGTAGAGATGCTTGTCAAAACATTATAA
- a CDS encoding protein phosphatase 2C domain-containing protein → METKNYISDSIKGIERNDNKDRIFTTKWGESLLSVLFDGISSAPEANKGIDLAVDYIEKNYIKLSSLNIYNLSDMMFESNLIIAESNLDSPFTTYSAIYISGKENLAVISNLGDSRIYEISPQYIKQLSEDDSLMHNKNVVTKYLGMLELEREDFSDLQVDIKDKKMLLCSDGFYTILEKNLSRFHSILNFKNSLNIKKSLSAEIKNKNLDDSSYILIY, encoded by the coding sequence ATGGAGACAAAAAACTATATAAGTGATTCTATAAAGGGAATTGAAAGAAATGATAACAAAGATAGGATATTTACAACAAAATGGGGTGAATCATTATTGTCAGTGCTTTTTGATGGCATAAGCTCTGCACCAGAAGCGAACAAGGGAATAGATCTAGCAGTAGATTATATTGAAAAAAATTACATAAAACTATCTTCATTAAATATATACAATCTTTCTGATATGATGTTTGAATCTAACTTGATAATTGCAGAGTCAAATTTAGATAGTCCTTTTACTACATACAGTGCAATATATATTTCTGGTAAAGAGAACTTGGCAGTAATTTCTAATCTTGGGGATTCACGCATATACGAAATCAGTCCACAATATATCAAGCAATTATCCGAAGACGATAGCCTTATGCATAACAAAAATGTTGTCACTAAATACTTGGGAATGTTAGAATTAGAGAGAGAAGATTTTTCTGACCTTCAAGTAGATATAAAAGATAAGAAAATGTTACTTTGTTCAGATGGTTTTTATACAATACTAGAAAAAAATCTATCAAGATTTCATAGTATATTAAATTTTAAAAATTCATTGAACATAAAAAAATCTCTTTCTGCTGAAATTAAAAATAAAAATCTAGATGACTCTTCCTATATCTTGATTTATTAA
- a CDS encoding helix-turn-helix domain-containing protein, whose product MKEIKGVLRQLGFSGIAEKIYLTLLKKGSCSIAELAQLTGKHRPAIYKSLPELTSSNLVSKFVKGKRIVYKAESPATISALSKKQIENVNLALPTLLDVFHNKDRKPKISFFEDKEGIATVYEQLISGTKKGEVVYRYESPKDYKKNKRYYPSLYWKRAGATGDIDKYVITNLKTHEKRHKNLNRFSKAVSIPFEDNITQIIGNGKVIFIDYDTETAVVIENDRFVDFQKSIFKMLFEKL is encoded by the coding sequence ATGAAAGAAATAAAAGGAGTTTTAAGACAATTAGGATTTAGCGGTATTGCCGAGAAAATTTACCTTACCCTTCTCAAAAAGGGTTCTTGCTCTATAGCTGAATTGGCTCAATTAACAGGTAAACATAGACCGGCTATATACAAGAGCTTGCCCGAACTTACATCTTCCAACCTCGTAAGCAAATTTGTGAAAGGTAAGAGAATTGTCTACAAAGCAGAATCACCTGCCACTATTTCCGCTCTATCTAAAAAACAAATTGAAAATGTAAATCTAGCTTTACCAACTCTACTTGATGTTTTTCACAACAAAGACAGGAAACCCAAAATTTCCTTTTTTGAAGACAAAGAAGGTATCGCCACTGTCTATGAACAGCTTATATCTGGAACTAAAAAGGGGGAGGTTGTTTACCGCTATGAATCACCAAAAGATTACAAGAAGAATAAACGCTATTACCCATCACTTTATTGGAAGCGAGCTGGAGCTACGGGGGACATAGATAAATATGTAATCACAAATCTTAAAACTCACGAAAAGAGACATAAAAATTTGAACAGGTTTTCAAAGGCAGTGAGTATTCCTTTTGAGGACAACATCACTCAAATCATCGGGAATGGGAAAGTGATTTTTATTGATTACGATACCGAGACTGCAGTTGTTATAGAAAATGACAGATTTGTAGATTTTCAGAAATCTATTTTTAAGATGCTTTTTGAGAAGCTTTAG
- a CDS encoding histidine phosphatase family protein encodes MSLPSLIVLVRHGESEGNVKGPTDISFENKANHQFVLSEKGKEESRVTGEYLRAKYGKFDAYLCSTFVRTQETLSLMYPEVTPNIEFRLDELWRGIWHAMTEEDVDKYYPKERAISEREGWYHYRAPGGQNGTDIELMICSFLSHLREFYGDKRILIVGHGTWMIFLWRLMCGHSLADAEARYKNNKFKNASVTVMEKKNDRLVLVTDNYVPQVEPPKVTRSRMKKWYEHDSWVTPEEVEKATQDLKSFMTTDRWHGLISKLGQTQQRIKVYEWQDACDDYDVMYITGDGFVGRHSQPLEDLTEVVENFMTHDFYGARSDGGNWMMKRHPKDFLPWLESQCSFQGVPK; translated from the coding sequence ATGAGTTTACCATCATTGATCGTTTTGGTTCGTCACGGAGAATCTGAGGGTAATGTTAAAGGCCCTACAGACATCTCTTTTGAGAACAAAGCCAACCACCAATTTGTTTTGTCGGAAAAAGGAAAGGAGGAATCTCGAGTGACAGGCGAATATCTGAGAGCAAAATATGGCAAGTTTGATGCCTATCTCTGCTCTACTTTTGTTCGCACGCAGGAGACCCTCTCCTTGATGTACCCAGAAGTAACGCCAAATATTGAATTTCGACTCGACGAATTGTGGCGAGGTATTTGGCACGCCATGACTGAGGAAGATGTAGACAAGTATTATCCGAAGGAACGGGCTATCAGTGAAAGAGAGGGTTGGTATCACTACAGAGCTCCCGGTGGGCAAAACGGCACTGATATAGAGCTTATGATCTGCTCTTTCTTGTCACACCTGCGTGAGTTCTACGGAGACAAGAGGATACTTATCGTTGGGCATGGAACTTGGATGATCTTTCTGTGGCGATTAATGTGCGGCCACTCACTGGCTGACGCTGAAGCCAGATACAAAAACAACAAGTTCAAGAATGCCTCGGTGACAGTTATGGAGAAAAAGAATGATCGTTTGGTTTTGGTCACCGATAATTATGTACCTCAAGTTGAACCACCAAAGGTGACCAGATCTCGTATGAAAAAATGGTACGAGCATGATTCTTGGGTAACTCCGGAAGAAGTTGAGAAAGCCACTCAGGATCTGAAGTCCTTCATGACCACGGATCGCTGGCATGGGCTTATAAGTAAGCTCGGACAAACTCAACAACGGATAAAGGTCTACGAATGGCAAGATGCCTGTGATGATTACGATGTCATGTATATCACAGGAGATGGTTTCGTGGGTCGCCACAGTCAGCCGCTAGAGGATTTAACCGAGGTCGTTGAGAACTTCATGACCCATGATTTCTATGGAGCCAGATCTGATGGAGGAAATTGGATGATGAAAAGACACCCAAAAGATTTTCTTCCTTGGCTAGAGTCCCAATGTTCCTTTCAGGGTGTTCCAAAGTAA
- a CDS encoding alpha/beta hydrolase, which yields MKKQIIVIHGGDTFKEYEEYLDFLRKHEINIERYKTNKDDWKPGLREKLGEEYEVILPVMPNKTNARFEEWKLWFEKLIPFLSEDIILIGHSLGGSFLAKYLSLNKFPKKIKAVFLVGAVYDKDSEGYGLAGFSLPPKLDLQTENVYLYHSEDDPVVPFSDLGRYKNALPNAKTRIFTDRKHLNQEELPELVEDILNLIK from the coding sequence ATGAAAAAGCAGATAATTGTTATACATGGGGGAGATACTTTTAAGGAATATGAGGAGTATCTAGATTTTCTCAGGAAACATGAAATTAATATTGAAAGATACAAAACAAATAAAGATGATTGGAAGCCTGGGTTAAGAGAAAAATTAGGAGAAGAATATGAGGTTATTTTGCCTGTAATGCCAAACAAAACTAACGCTAGGTTTGAAGAATGGAAACTTTGGTTTGAAAAATTGATCCCTTTTTTGAGCGAAGACATTATTCTTATTGGGCATTCTCTGGGTGGTTCATTTTTGGCAAAATACTTGTCCTTAAATAAATTTCCAAAAAAGATTAAAGCAGTCTTCCTTGTAGGTGCTGTTTATGATAAAGATTCGGAAGGGTATGGTTTGGCTGGTTTCTCACTGCCACCAAAGTTAGACTTGCAAACAGAAAATGTTTATCTTTATCACAGCGAAGATGACCCGGTAGTTCCTTTTTCTGATTTAGGAAGATATAAAAATGCCTTACCAAATGCCAAGACTAGAATATTTACCGACCGAAAACATCTAAATCAAGAAGAACTTCCCGAACTTGTGGAAGACATCCTAAATTTGATTAAATAA
- a CDS encoding NADAR family protein — translation MKTLPLEIFAIYLSPYTAHAIEVDGVLYPTVEHAYQCQRYTDKKIVEEIRNARSPVKAWEASTKYKHLQIPDFKKEEYKLEVMKNLMRLKADQHEEIRKALIDSGDLQIIKHITTYPPGDGFWDDGEDGKGLNNMGRMWMEIRKELKNNG, via the coding sequence ATGAAAACTCTTCCACTAGAAATCTTCGCTATATATTTATCGCCTTATACCGCCCATGCTATTGAAGTGGACGGGGTTCTATACCCCACAGTCGAGCATGCTTACCAATGTCAAAGGTATACTGACAAGAAAATTGTTGAGGAAATCAGGAATGCTAGAAGTCCAGTAAAAGCATGGGAAGCCTCGACTAAATATAAGCATCTCCAAATTCCAGATTTCAAAAAAGAGGAATACAAGCTGGAAGTTATGAAAAATCTTATGAGACTAAAAGCCGATCAGCATGAAGAAATCCGCAAAGCTCTAATTGATTCTGGTGATTTGCAGATTATTAAACACATTACTACTTATCCGCCAGGGGATGGCTTTTGGGATGACGGGGAAGATGGTAAAGGTCTAAATAACATGGGTCGAATGTGGATGGAGATTAGGAAAGAACTAAAAAACAATGGATAA
- a CDS encoding class I SAM-dependent methyltransferase, with the protein MDKKLQTVDTYNKSAKALADKFDSLGARISDIEETFALVNKENPNVLEIGCGNGRDAVEILKKTNHYLGIDISGELIRLAREKIPGANFEVADIASFEFSNGLDIVFAFASLIHVTKGEFKDILEKLFKSMNTGGVVRISLKHSPEYKEVTEESEFGIRTYYHYSEQDIQELVKDFSIIKSEVLKKGRTIWLEVILKKE; encoded by the coding sequence ATGGATAAAAAACTTCAAACAGTTGATACTTATAATAAAAGTGCTAAAGCTTTAGCAGATAAATTTGATAGTTTAGGGGCAAGAATTTCCGATATTGAAGAAACTTTTGCTTTGGTAAATAAAGAAAATCCTAATGTTTTAGAAATTGGATGCGGTAATGGTAGAGATGCTGTAGAAATTCTTAAAAAGACAAATCATTATTTAGGCATTGATATTTCGGGGGAGCTTATAAGGTTGGCTAGAGAGAAAATTCCAGGAGCCAATTTTGAAGTAGCTGATATAGCTTCCTTTGAATTTTCAAATGGTTTAGATATTGTATTTGCTTTTGCCTCTCTCATTCATGTTACTAAGGGAGAGTTTAAAGATATTCTCGAAAAATTATTTAAGTCTATGAATACTGGGGGAGTTGTTCGTATTTCTCTTAAGCATAGTCCTGAATACAAAGAGGTAACTGAAGAAAGTGAGTTTGGAATAAGGACTTACTACCATTATTCTGAGCAAGATATTCAAGAATTAGTTAAAGATTTTTCAATTATAAAATCTGAAGTTCTGAAAAAGGGCAGAACCATTTGGCTTGAAGTTATCTTGAAAAAGGAATAG
- a CDS encoding NUDIX domain-containing protein codes for MNNETILEFGTKRENEERRDGGCGVVFDPKSQKYAVNKHQNGLLGLFSGGVDPKEDIKAGVLREVTEESGLDDFLYIEKIAEALTHYRNILKNVNRVAKATCFLVILKSTREVPVHREAHETFTLEWATAEKIVSNWESWNENKDHDHWIYFMKKAVARAKELGYDTTSNLTLK; via the coding sequence ATGAATAACGAAACCATTCTAGAATTTGGCACAAAAAGAGAAAACGAGGAACGCCGAGATGGCGGTTGTGGAGTTGTCTTTGATCCAAAAAGCCAGAAATATGCAGTAAATAAACATCAGAATGGTTTACTGGGGCTTTTTTCTGGAGGAGTTGATCCCAAAGAGGATATTAAGGCAGGAGTACTTAGGGAAGTGACAGAAGAAAGTGGCCTAGACGATTTTCTGTATATTGAGAAAATTGCAGAGGCGCTCACCCACTATCGGAATATACTGAAAAATGTGAATCGAGTAGCCAAAGCAACTTGTTTTCTTGTGATACTGAAATCTACCAGGGAAGTGCCAGTACATAGGGAAGCTCACGAGACATTTACTTTAGAATGGGCTACAGCCGAAAAAATAGTATCTAATTGGGAATCTTGGAACGAAAATAAGGACCATGATCATTGGATTTATTTTATGAAAAAGGCTGTGGCAAGAGCCAAAGAACTCGGCTATGATACTACCAGTAATTTAACCTTAAAATAA
- a CDS encoding VTT domain-containing protein, which yields MIESLLIFLEKVIIPLGAGGVFLASVAEEIIAPIPSSLVMMTAGFLFISGPASMASILKLIFYVAVPAGVGVAVGSLLIYGIAYWGGKVFLDKWGKWIGLNWGDVEKMRLKFENSKRDELAVVGARIIPFVPSVAISAFCGFIRMRLWKYLALTFIGMFLRALAMGAIGWQVGNVYYKYAETISRFEKLGLLLIMAGFIIFIAILFSRRKIRYIEDNGQ from the coding sequence GTGATCGAAAGTCTCCTCATTTTTCTTGAAAAGGTCATCATTCCTCTTGGGGCAGGAGGAGTCTTTTTAGCTTCTGTAGCCGAGGAAATTATAGCTCCGATTCCATCGTCCCTTGTTATGATGACGGCAGGATTCCTTTTTATCTCTGGGCCAGCCAGTATGGCTAGTATCTTAAAACTTATCTTTTATGTAGCAGTTCCTGCTGGGGTTGGGGTAGCGGTAGGATCACTTTTGATTTACGGTATTGCTTATTGGGGGGGTAAAGTTTTCTTGGATAAGTGGGGCAAATGGATCGGTCTTAATTGGGGCGATGTGGAGAAGATGAGGTTAAAGTTTGAAAATAGTAAAAGGGATGAGCTCGCGGTGGTCGGAGCTAGGATCATTCCTTTCGTACCTTCTGTCGCCATATCTGCTTTTTGTGGATTTATAAGGATGCGGCTTTGGAAATACCTAGCACTTACTTTTATAGGGATGTTTTTACGGGCTCTCGCTATGGGAGCCATAGGTTGGCAGGTAGGTAATGTTTATTATAAGTATGCAGAGACGATATCGAGGTTTGAAAAACTAGGGCTCTTACTCATTATGGCAGGCTTTATTATTTTTATTGCTATCCTTTTTTCGAGGCGGAAAATAAGGTATATTGAGGATAATGGACAGTAA
- the gatB gene encoding Asp-tRNA(Asn)/Glu-tRNA(Gln) amidotransferase subunit GatB — MDSKYKPTIGLEIHAELRTATKMFCSCKNDPDEVLPNVNVCPVCMAHPGALPVINKEAVKSVLKVGLAVRGKLAGLTEFDRKNYFYPDIPKGYQISQYKNPLVLGGELADVRITRIHLEEDTGTSVHSEDKSLVNFNRAGVPLMELVTEPDIHSGEEASRFAKELQLLLQYLGVAEANMEKGEMRVEVNISVAQDTKGAPLPFGSGKGAPLVSVLGTKVEIKNLNSFKSAERAIEYEIKRQAEVLERGEKVVQETRGWNEVKQETYSQRIKEDSHDYRYFPDPDLPKLDISKIPEFNTEALRGELPEVPEEKRQRLASNFGIKETDIEFYISNKTLSDFFESVVKVGESSFNQLASNYIVSDLASRASSLSGLGKITASHFTGLLRLVIENKISSRGAKDILIKMFESDVSPAEIAKENNLLQILDEATVEKIVEEIISQNKNIVEEYKKGKTSALQFLVGQGMKLSKGSGNPSLLRKILEQKLS; from the coding sequence ATGGACAGTAAATATAAACCTACAATAGGACTTGAAATCCACGCAGAGCTTAGGACGGCGACAAAGATGTTTTGCTCCTGCAAGAACGATCCGGACGAGGTTCTTCCCAATGTAAATGTGTGTCCCGTTTGCATGGCCCATCCAGGTGCACTTCCTGTTATAAATAAGGAAGCGGTCAAGAGTGTTTTGAAAGTTGGGCTAGCTGTTCGCGGCAAATTAGCTGGCTTAACAGAATTCGACCGCAAGAACTATTTTTATCCGGATATTCCCAAAGGCTATCAGATTAGTCAATACAAAAATCCCCTTGTTTTAGGGGGAGAGCTTGCTGATGTCAGAATTACTCGCATTCATTTGGAGGAAGACACAGGCACCTCTGTACACTCAGAGGATAAAAGTCTAGTCAATTTCAATCGGGCTGGAGTGCCTCTCATGGAGCTTGTGACAGAGCCAGATATTCATTCTGGAGAAGAGGCTTCTCGTTTTGCTAAAGAACTGCAACTACTACTACAGTATTTAGGCGTGGCTGAGGCCAACATGGAAAAGGGTGAAATGAGAGTAGAGGTTAATATTTCAGTTGCGCAGGATACCAAGGGTGCCCCTTTGCCATTTGGTTCGGGCAAAGGGGCACCCTTGGTATCGGTGCTCGGGACCAAAGTAGAAATAAAAAATCTCAACTCTTTTAAATCAGCAGAGCGAGCTATCGAATATGAAATAAAAAGACAGGCGGAAGTTTTAGAGAGGGGCGAAAAAGTAGTGCAGGAGACCCGCGGTTGGAATGAGGTCAAACAGGAAACCTACTCACAAAGAATAAAAGAAGATTCTCACGATTATCGATACTTTCCTGATCCAGATTTACCTAAATTAGATATTTCTAAAATTCCAGAATTTAATACTGAGGCTCTAAGAGGGGAATTACCAGAAGTTCCGGAAGAGAAGAGGCAAAGGCTCGCAAGCAATTTTGGGATTAAAGAAACTGACATTGAATTTTATATTAGCAATAAAACTCTAAGTGATTTTTTTGAGAGTGTTGTTAAGGTGGGGGAGAGCTCTTTCAATCAGCTTGCCTCAAATTATATTGTAAGCGACCTTGCCTCAAGGGCATCTAGTTTAAGTGGTTTGGGTAAAATCACCGCCTCACATTTCACAGGGCTCTTAAGGCTTGTGATAGAAAATAAAATTTCCTCACGCGGAGCGAAGGACATACTGATTAAAATGTTTGAGTCGGATGTTTCTCCAGCAGAAATAGCCAAGGAAAATAATTTACTGCAAATCTTAGATGAAGCTACGGTAGAAAAAATAGTTGAAGAAATTATTTCTCAAAATAAAAATATTGTAGAAGAATATAAAAAAGGTAAAACTTCTGCCCTACAATTTCTTGTAGGGCAGGGCATGAAGCTATCGAAAGGTTCTGGTAATCCTAGTTTGCTCAGAAAAATTTTAGAACAAAAACTCAGTTAA
- a CDS encoding helix-turn-helix domain-containing protein: MSNFIKIKDAAKVLGVSIPTLRNWDAAGKFKAHRHPMNNYRVYKVEDLYRIIEEIEISDSSIQRKKDAVKKLAVRHLEEE; this comes from the coding sequence ATGAGTAATTTTATAAAAATAAAAGATGCGGCAAAAGTACTAGGAGTATCCATACCTACTTTAAGGAACTGGGATGCGGCTGGGAAGTTCAAGGCACATCGCCACCCGATGAATAATTACAGAGTATACAAAGTCGAGGACTTATACCGAATAATAGAGGAAATTGAAATATCTGATTCGTCAATACAAAGAAAAAAAGATGCCGTGAAGAAATTGGCGGTCAGACATTTGGAGGAAGAGTAA